The Terriglobia bacterium genome has a window encoding:
- the purL gene encoding phosphoribosylformylglycinamidine synthase subunit PurL, translated as MNSPENQPQITSQVLRDHGITPDEYQRILKWLGREPTMTELGIFSVMWSEHCSYKSSRVHLKRLPTRSKLVVQGPGENAGIIDIGDGWACAFKIESHNHPSFIEPFQGAATGVGGILRDIFTMGARPVAVMDSLRFGPISKTPGDTTDQKTIHRNHSVMEGVVSGIASYGNCFGVPNVGGETKFEPCYNGNPLVNAFALGLVRRDQIFYAKAAGAGNPVIYVGSKTGRDGIHGATMASEEFTEGSEQKRPNVQVGDPFMEKLLLEACLEAMQTGAVVGIQDMGAAGLTCSTCEMGGRGGVGLEIELDKVPQRETSMTSYEIMLSESQERMLLVADKGREEEVLKVFRKWGLDAVEVGVVIPENKMRVKQHGKVVAEIPNEALTDDAPLYHRPIEPWSAPVPKTKPSNVKLGAKKDFTADLEKLLAGANICSKRWVNEQYDSMVQTNTNQGPGTGEAGVIRIKGTNRGLAMALDGNGRWCYLDPKLGAMHAVAESARNVVCSGARPVAATNCLNFGNPEKAPIMAQFSEVIDGLTGACNALETPITGGNVSFYNETLGEGIYPTPVLGVVGIVDDLRHSTQPSFRAPGKTLILLGPGTKADSVEAETRFGSSEYVKDILGNMWGLPPALDLAKEAALQKATLEMIQAGLVESAKDVSEGGIAVTVAEAGFVAGIGADVSLESEGFPLECVLFGEDATRILLSCGAANVSRIREIAIRYGLSAKAIGTTTDGELRISVDGQTAMAGAVSRLKESWANALVKALHVETAEELVPQILEKS; from the coding sequence ATGAATTCCCCGGAAAATCAGCCGCAGATTACCTCCCAAGTTCTTCGAGACCATGGCATCACGCCGGATGAGTACCAGCGCATTCTGAAGTGGCTCGGGCGCGAGCCGACGATGACCGAGTTGGGTATTTTCAGCGTGATGTGGAGCGAGCACTGCTCGTATAAGTCGTCGCGCGTGCACCTGAAGCGGCTGCCGACGCGCAGCAAGCTGGTGGTGCAGGGACCGGGCGAGAACGCCGGCATCATCGATATCGGCGACGGCTGGGCATGCGCTTTCAAGATCGAATCGCACAACCATCCTTCCTTCATTGAGCCATTCCAGGGAGCAGCGACGGGCGTGGGCGGGATTCTGCGCGACATCTTCACGATGGGCGCGCGACCTGTGGCAGTGATGGATTCGCTGCGCTTTGGACCGATTTCCAAGACTCCTGGCGACACGACTGATCAGAAGACGATTCACCGCAACCACTCGGTGATGGAAGGCGTGGTCAGCGGGATTGCCTCTTATGGCAATTGTTTCGGCGTGCCGAACGTGGGGGGCGAGACTAAGTTTGAGCCCTGCTACAACGGCAATCCGCTGGTGAACGCGTTTGCCCTGGGACTGGTACGGCGCGACCAGATCTTCTATGCGAAGGCCGCGGGCGCGGGAAATCCGGTAATTTACGTCGGGTCGAAGACAGGACGCGATGGGATTCATGGCGCTACGATGGCCAGCGAGGAATTCACGGAAGGCTCGGAGCAGAAGCGGCCGAATGTGCAGGTGGGCGATCCCTTCATGGAGAAGCTGTTGCTGGAAGCCTGTCTCGAAGCGATGCAGACAGGGGCCGTGGTTGGCATCCAGGACATGGGCGCGGCCGGGCTGACGTGCTCGACGTGCGAGATGGGCGGACGCGGCGGCGTGGGACTCGAGATCGAGTTGGACAAAGTACCGCAGCGCGAGACCAGCATGACCTCCTACGAAATCATGCTGAGCGAATCGCAGGAGCGCATGCTGCTTGTGGCTGACAAGGGTCGGGAAGAAGAGGTGCTGAAGGTCTTCCGCAAGTGGGGGTTGGACGCGGTCGAGGTCGGAGTGGTGATTCCCGAGAACAAGATGCGGGTGAAGCAGCACGGGAAGGTAGTCGCCGAGATCCCGAACGAGGCGCTTACCGACGATGCGCCGCTATATCACCGTCCAATCGAGCCGTGGAGCGCGCCGGTGCCCAAGACCAAACCGTCGAATGTGAAGCTTGGGGCGAAGAAGGATTTCACGGCCGATCTCGAGAAGCTCTTGGCGGGCGCGAACATTTGCTCGAAGCGCTGGGTCAACGAGCAGTACGACTCGATGGTGCAGACGAACACCAACCAGGGACCGGGGACGGGCGAGGCGGGCGTGATCCGGATCAAGGGCACGAACCGCGGGCTGGCGATGGCGCTCGATGGAAACGGCCGGTGGTGCTACCTGGACCCGAAACTCGGGGCTATGCACGCGGTCGCGGAGTCGGCACGGAACGTAGTCTGCTCGGGCGCGCGGCCGGTTGCGGCGACAAACTGCTTGAACTTCGGCAATCCGGAGAAGGCGCCGATCATGGCCCAATTCTCCGAGGTTATTGACGGGCTGACCGGGGCCTGTAACGCGCTGGAGACACCGATCACGGGCGGGAACGTCAGTTTCTATAACGAGACGCTCGGAGAAGGCATTTACCCCACCCCGGTGCTGGGCGTGGTCGGGATTGTGGATGATCTACGGCATAGTACACAGCCGAGTTTCCGCGCGCCGGGTAAGACTCTGATTCTGCTTGGGCCGGGAACTAAGGCGGATTCGGTTGAAGCGGAGACTCGCTTCGGCTCATCTGAATATGTAAAGGACATTCTAGGCAATATGTGGGGGCTACCTCCGGCGCTGGATCTGGCGAAGGAAGCCGCCTTGCAGAAGGCCACGCTGGAAATGATCCAGGCTGGACTGGTCGAGTCAGCGAAAGACGTTTCCGAGGGCGGGATTGCGGTGACGGTTGCGGAAGCGGGTTTTGTGGCCGGCATCGGGGCCGATGTGAGCCTCGAGTCGGAAGGATTTCCGCTGGAATGTGTCCTGTTCGGTGAAGATGCGACCCGGATTCTACTTTCGTGTGGCGCAGCAAATGTGTCGAGAATTCGGGAAATCGCGATAAGATACGGACTCTCGGCAAAAGCAATCGGCACGACGACGGATGGCGAGTTGCGAATCAGCGTGGACGGCCAGACGGCGATGGCGGGAGCGGTGTCTCGGCTGAAGGAGAGTTGGGCGAACGCGCTGGTGAAGGCGTTGCACGTGGAGACGGCGGAAGAATTGGTTCCGCAGATACTCGAGAAGAGTTAG
- the purF gene encoding amidophosphoribosyltransferase, which yields MFDKFREECGVVAIYGHPEAATLAYLGVHALQHRGQESAGVAAADGERISLHKAMGLVGDIFNEGVLAKLPGSLAIGHTRYSTTGNSALLNAQPIRVECNKGSIALAHNGNLVNAADIRKRFERQGSIFQTTSDSEIIVHLIAQSREASVEEAIADALRRIEGAFSVVIMTPDHIFAARDPRGFRPLSMGRIPASANSRETIVFASETCAFDLIGATYEREVKQGEMVVAGPEGVHSRFYAAALPSANCIFEHVYFARPDSMIFGKPVQQTREEMGRQLAREAPVDADIVVPVPDSGVTAAMGFSFESGIPLQFGLIRNHYVGRTFIEPEQRVRDFGVKLKLNPVRNVLEGKRVILIDDSIVRGTTSRKIVRMIRDAGAKEVHMRISCPPTISPCYYGVDTPTRSQLIAANKSVAEICEYIGADSLAYLSLGGLRKACGEDGKETQFCSSCYTGKYPTNWVEVHQIQPAEVK from the coding sequence ATGTTCGACAAGTTTCGGGAAGAATGCGGGGTAGTTGCCATCTACGGGCACCCGGAGGCGGCTACGCTTGCGTACCTGGGAGTGCATGCTCTGCAGCATCGCGGGCAGGAGTCGGCCGGCGTTGCGGCGGCGGACGGCGAACGCATCAGCCTGCACAAGGCCATGGGACTGGTCGGCGACATCTTCAATGAGGGAGTCCTCGCGAAATTGCCGGGTTCGCTGGCGATTGGGCATACGCGGTATTCGACGACGGGAAATTCGGCGCTGCTGAACGCGCAACCGATTCGCGTAGAGTGCAACAAGGGCAGCATCGCGCTGGCGCACAACGGAAACCTGGTAAACGCCGCCGACATTCGCAAACGCTTCGAACGGCAGGGCTCAATCTTCCAGACAACCAGCGACAGCGAAATTATCGTGCACCTGATCGCACAATCGCGCGAAGCGAGCGTGGAAGAAGCGATCGCGGATGCGCTGCGGCGGATCGAAGGTGCGTTCTCGGTAGTCATCATGACGCCGGATCACATCTTTGCCGCCCGCGATCCGCGTGGCTTCCGGCCACTTTCGATGGGACGGATTCCGGCATCGGCAAACAGCCGGGAGACCATCGTGTTCGCTTCGGAAACGTGCGCATTCGATTTGATTGGCGCGACTTACGAGCGCGAGGTCAAGCAGGGCGAGATGGTGGTTGCCGGACCGGAGGGCGTGCATTCGCGCTTCTACGCGGCGGCACTACCTTCGGCCAATTGCATCTTCGAGCATGTCTATTTTGCGCGACCGGACAGCATGATCTTCGGCAAACCGGTGCAGCAGACTCGGGAAGAAATGGGCCGTCAGCTTGCGCGCGAAGCCCCCGTGGATGCAGACATCGTTGTTCCGGTGCCGGACTCGGGCGTAACGGCGGCGATGGGATTCTCATTCGAGAGCGGGATTCCGCTGCAGTTTGGGCTCATCCGCAACCACTACGTGGGGCGAACATTCATTGAACCGGAGCAGCGGGTGCGCGACTTCGGCGTAAAGCTGAAACTTAATCCGGTGCGCAATGTGCTGGAAGGCAAGCGCGTGATCCTCATCGATGACTCGATCGTGCGCGGGACTACCAGCCGCAAGATCGTGCGGATGATTCGGGATGCGGGGGCCAAAGAAGTCCATATGCGGATTTCCTGCCCGCCGACGATTTCGCCGTGCTACTACGGAGTGGATACACCGACGCGGTCGCAGCTCATCGCGGCGAACAAATCGGTAGCAGAGATTTGCGAATACATAGGCGCCGACTCCCTCGCCTACCTTTCGCTGGGCGGCCTGCGCAAGGCTTGTGGCGAAGACGGCAAGGAAACGCAGTTCTGCTCATCGTGTTACACCGGAAAGTATCCAACCAACTGGGTTGAGGTACACCAGATTCAGCCGGCGGAAGTGAAGTAG
- a CDS encoding thymidylate kinase, translated as MKDARSRKPLVVSFSGLDGAGKTTQIENLRGLAGSLGLRDTQLAFWDNIVVLCRYREGFVHKVYGSERGIGAPDKPVERRDKNVRAWYLSLIRHGLYLLDALHLAWVIAKARRRNVDLVIVDRYIYDELANLPLENPLTRIFVHFVKGLAPTPDIAFLLDADPVAARIRKPEYPVEFMQHSRRAYFMLAELLGTMTVIPPLPLSEAKHQVEQHFLRALGGGLAEERALDRATA; from the coding sequence ATGAAAGACGCAAGAAGTCGCAAACCGCTGGTCGTGAGTTTTTCGGGCTTGGACGGCGCAGGCAAGACGACTCAGATCGAGAACCTGCGCGGCCTGGCTGGCTCGCTCGGACTCCGCGACACCCAACTCGCTTTCTGGGACAACATTGTGGTCCTGTGTCGGTATCGGGAAGGCTTCGTTCACAAGGTATACGGCAGCGAGCGCGGAATCGGCGCGCCGGACAAGCCTGTCGAGCGTCGCGACAAGAACGTTCGCGCCTGGTACTTGAGCCTGATCCGCCACGGCCTCTACCTGCTCGACGCGTTGCATCTAGCGTGGGTGATCGCCAAGGCTCGTCGCCGCAACGTCGATCTCGTCATTGTGGATCGCTACATCTATGACGAACTCGCGAACCTTCCACTCGAAAATCCGCTCACGCGCATTTTCGTGCACTTCGTGAAGGGACTTGCACCCACGCCGGACATTGCGTTTCTGCTGGACGCTGACCCCGTCGCCGCGCGAATCCGCAAACCCGAATACCCGGTGGAATTCATGCAGCACTCACGCCGTGCATACTTCATGCTCGCCGAGTTGCTTGGTACCATGACCGTCATTCCGCCGCTCCCGCTCAGCGAAGCCAAGCACCAGGTCGAGCAGCATTTCCTGCGCGCGCTCGGCGGCGGCCTGGCAGAGGAACGAGCCCTTGACCGCGCGACAGCATAG